In the Pseudomonas sp. DTU_2021_1001937_2_SI_NGA_ILE_001 genome, one interval contains:
- a CDS encoding YbaN family protein, translated as MTMTYRPPGSRLSRLLFGILAYTSLGIGIIGIFVPGLPTTEFVLLAAWAATRSSPRLNAWLENHRLFGPMLRNWRNGRLVSRASKISATISMLACAILMLCLLKHVWWLYLAIAGMAMGNLWIWSRPEPPRQPQLTDDNR; from the coding sequence ATGACCATGACCTACAGACCACCCGGCTCACGACTCTCGCGCCTGCTCTTCGGCATCCTCGCCTATACCAGCCTCGGTATAGGCATCATCGGCATTTTCGTGCCCGGCCTGCCCACCACCGAGTTCGTGCTTCTGGCGGCCTGGGCAGCCACGCGCAGCTCGCCGCGGCTCAATGCCTGGCTGGAGAACCACCGGCTGTTCGGGCCGATGCTGCGCAACTGGCGCAATGGCCGCCTGGTCTCGCGGGCCAGCAAGATCAGCGCCACGATCAGCATGCTGGCCTGCGCCATCCTCATGCTGTGCCTGCTCAAGCATGTCTGGTGGCTGTACCTGGCGATCGCCGGCATGGCCATGGGCAACCTGTGGATCTGGTCGCGGCCAGAGCCCCCCAGGCAGCCGCAACTGACCGACGACAATCGCTGA
- a CDS encoding biliverdin-producing heme oxygenase, which produces MSSTELRSQRLNQITHEPHARLDQLVKAQAPFASLPGYTRFVKAQYLFQTELQALYRDPQLAILIGDLPQRCRATQAAADLADLNAALPAGLPGAVQQPSQAEALGWLFVSEGSKLGAAFLIKRAEALGLSQSFGARHLGEPEGGRAAGWKSFTRMLDTLPLTAEQEAELDRGALAAFERFTVLLEHAYADAPQAETVQA; this is translated from the coding sequence ATGAGCAGCACCGAACTTCGCTCGCAACGCCTGAACCAGATCACCCACGAACCGCATGCGCGCCTCGACCAGCTGGTCAAGGCCCAAGCGCCCTTCGCCAGCCTGCCCGGCTATACGCGCTTCGTGAAGGCCCAGTACCTGTTCCAGACCGAACTGCAGGCCCTTTATCGCGACCCGCAACTGGCCATCCTGATAGGCGACCTGCCACAACGCTGTCGCGCCACCCAGGCCGCCGCCGACCTGGCAGACCTCAACGCGGCGCTGCCGGCCGGCTTGCCAGGCGCCGTACAGCAGCCGAGCCAGGCCGAGGCGCTGGGCTGGCTGTTCGTGTCCGAGGGTTCCAAACTCGGCGCAGCCTTTCTGATCAAGCGTGCCGAGGCCCTGGGCCTGAGCCAAAGCTTCGGCGCCCGTCACCTGGGCGAACCCGAAGGCGGCCGCGCAGCCGGCTGGAAAAGCTTCACGCGTATGCTCGACACCCTGCCGCTGACGGCCGAGCAGGAGGCCGAGCTGGACCGGGGCGCCCTGGCGGCCTTCGAACGCTTTACCGTTCTGCTGGAGCATGCCTATGCCGACGCGCCACAGGCCGAGACGGTCCAGGCATGA
- a CDS encoding TonB-dependent receptor yields the protein MPSAVSSSAHPCARFAPSLLGLALLAAGLPVFPAFAAEAAPVAQHSAGQYRFNIAQQPLATALNEFSRVTGWQVGATSDLTRNTTSPGAEGQLSAEQALERLLAGTSLSYRRAGTQNVILQRRAANGTLELQQTTISATRQAQDITAVSSTVSVQGREQLDRDNVNSIRDLVRYEPGVSVGGAGQRAGTSGYNIRGIDGDRILTQVDGVEVPDRFFSGPYAQTQRNYVDPEIVKRVEILRGPASALYGSSAIGGVVSYYTLDPYDIIKAGRDSGARLKAGYSSADDSWLTSATLAGRHDDVDALLHLSQRNGHETESHGGRGGDGLTRTQANPQDVRSTNVLAKLGWNYADDDRLGLTYERYKDDRDTNLRSAVGGPFNAGSGLGMYQSRLGNDTISRERFGIDQRLALDSRLADQLKWSLNYQNAKTDQSTDERYFPFSRDVYRTRETTYRERQWIFDLQADKAFSLGATEHQLTYGATLKQQKVTGLRSGSGTCARVFGSCRAVGADSPGDRLLPTSDFPDPTLTSRALFIQDQIAWNAWTFTPGLRYDHTRLEPKLTPEFLNSLSAEDRSQVRESERTWHRVSPKFGVTYAFNEHYTGYGQYAEGFRTPSAKALYGRFDNPSLGYSVAPNPNLDPEKSRSLETGLRGRFDTASFDVAVFYSKYRDFINEDALSPGYNQVTFQSSNIRHATIKGVELKGRLELAGLGAPQGLYTQAALTYLHGRNDDSGQPLNSINPLTGVFGLGYEQDTYGGLLSWTLVKRKTRVDDSTFHTPDGVSSQFKTPGFGVLDLSGYYKLSQDLTLSAGLYNLTDKKYWLWDDVRGYDGVGEAGVTAPANLDRLTQPGRNFSVNLVWDI from the coding sequence ATGCCATCCGCCGTTTCATCCTCTGCTCATCCTTGCGCCAGGTTCGCTCCATCGTTGCTCGGCCTGGCCCTGCTGGCCGCAGGATTGCCAGTGTTTCCGGCGTTCGCCGCGGAAGCCGCGCCGGTCGCACAGCACAGCGCCGGCCAGTATCGTTTCAACATCGCTCAACAGCCGCTGGCCACCGCCCTCAACGAATTCAGTCGGGTCACCGGCTGGCAGGTGGGCGCCACTTCGGACCTGACCCGCAACACCACCTCGCCCGGCGCAGAAGGCCAGCTTTCCGCCGAACAGGCACTGGAGCGGCTGCTGGCCGGCACCAGCCTGAGCTATCGCCGCGCCGGCACGCAGAACGTCATCCTGCAGCGCCGTGCGGCGAACGGCACGCTGGAACTGCAGCAGACCACCATCAGCGCCACCCGCCAGGCCCAGGACATCACGGCGGTCAGCAGCACCGTCAGCGTGCAGGGCCGCGAGCAGCTCGACCGCGACAACGTGAACAGCATCCGCGACCTGGTGCGCTACGAACCGGGGGTTTCGGTAGGCGGCGCCGGCCAGCGTGCCGGTACCAGCGGCTACAACATCCGCGGTATCGACGGCGACCGCATCCTCACCCAGGTCGACGGCGTCGAGGTGCCCGACCGCTTCTTCAGCGGCCCTTACGCTCAGACCCAGCGCAATTACGTCGACCCGGAAATCGTCAAGCGCGTGGAAATCCTCCGTGGCCCGGCTTCGGCCCTGTATGGCAGCAGCGCCATCGGCGGCGTGGTCAGCTACTACACCCTGGACCCCTACGACATCATCAAGGCGGGCCGGGACTCCGGCGCGCGGCTCAAGGCCGGCTACAGCTCCGCCGACGACAGCTGGCTGACCTCGGCGACCCTGGCCGGTCGCCACGATGACGTCGACGCCCTGCTGCACCTCAGCCAACGCAATGGTCACGAGACCGAATCGCACGGCGGCCGCGGTGGCGACGGCCTGACGCGCACCCAGGCCAACCCGCAGGACGTGCGCAGCACCAACGTGCTGGCCAAGCTGGGTTGGAACTACGCCGACGACGACCGTCTGGGCCTGACCTACGAGCGCTACAAGGATGACCGCGACACCAACCTGCGCAGCGCGGTCGGTGGCCCCTTCAACGCCGGCAGTGGCCTGGGCATGTATCAGTCACGGCTGGGCAACGACACCATCAGCCGCGAACGTTTCGGCATCGACCAACGCCTGGCCCTGGACAGCCGGCTGGCCGACCAGTTGAAGTGGAGCCTCAACTACCAGAATGCCAAGACCGACCAGTCCACCGACGAGCGCTATTTCCCGTTCTCCCGGGATGTCTATCGCACCCGCGAGACCACTTACCGGGAACGCCAGTGGATCTTCGACCTCCAGGCCGACAAGGCCTTCAGCCTGGGCGCTACCGAACATCAGCTAACCTACGGCGCCACCCTCAAGCAGCAGAAGGTCACCGGGCTGCGCAGCGGCTCCGGCACCTGCGCACGGGTGTTCGGTTCCTGCCGCGCGGTGGGCGCCGACAGCCCCGGCGATCGCCTGCTGCCGACCAGCGACTTCCCGGACCCGACCCTCACCAGCCGTGCGCTGTTCATCCAGGACCAGATCGCCTGGAACGCCTGGACCTTCACCCCCGGCCTGCGTTACGACCACACGCGCCTGGAACCGAAGCTGACCCCGGAATTTCTCAATTCGCTGAGCGCCGAAGACCGCAGCCAGGTCCGGGAAAGCGAGCGGACCTGGCACCGGGTATCGCCCAAGTTCGGCGTGACCTACGCCTTCAATGAGCACTACACCGGCTACGGGCAATACGCCGAAGGCTTCCGCACGCCGTCGGCCAAGGCACTGTATGGTCGCTTCGACAACCCCAGCCTGGGCTACTCGGTCGCGCCCAACCCCAACCTCGACCCGGAAAAGAGCAGAAGCCTGGAAACCGGCCTGCGGGGCCGCTTCGACACAGCCTCGTTCGATGTCGCGGTGTTCTATAGCAAGTACCGCGACTTCATCAACGAGGACGCCCTGAGCCCGGGCTACAACCAGGTGACCTTCCAGTCCAGCAACATCCGCCACGCCACCATCAAGGGCGTGGAACTCAAGGGCCGCCTGGAACTGGCAGGCCTTGGCGCACCACAAGGCCTGTATACCCAGGCGGCGCTGACCTACCTGCATGGCCGCAACGATGACAGCGGCCAGCCGCTCAACAGCATCAACCCGCTGACAGGAGTATTCGGCCTGGGCTACGAGCAGGACACCTACGGCGGGCTGCTGAGCTGGACGCTGGTCAAGCGCAAGACCCGCGTGGACGACAGCACTTTCCACACCCCCGATGGCGTCTCCAGCCAGTTCAAGACGCCAGGCTTCGGCGTGCTGGACCTCAGCGGCTACTACAAGCTCAGCCAGGACCTGACCCTCAGCGCCGGCCTGTACAACCTGACCGACAAGAAATACTGGCTATGGGATGACGTGCGCGGCTACGACGGCGTAGGCGAAGCCGGGGTGACCGCTCCGGCCAATCTGGATCGCCTGACCCAGCCTGGGCGCAACTTCAGCGTCAACCTGGTGTGGGACATCTGA
- a CDS encoding FecR family protein: protein MDQALDWLIELESADSAQQARFQAWLRADPAHAEAFAQAEAIWNGQVIRDTANALGARTSRRQRLRAWIRPMVAAAVLLGIGYGIDLPLRLQADHLTVAGERQRLQLADGSSVLLNTRSAFSSQIDSQHREARLYEGEAFLDVPEARGLPLEIAAGPLRVSTQGSALSLRYLDGQARVQVQRGAADIHAASGGARLRLAAGDSVSLGPDGLGQRQRLDPARDLAWVQGRLVFDNCPLGQVLDELRRYYPGLIVTASPTLAKVNVTGNYRLDDPLDVVRSLAQVTSASLHELPRLLILN from the coding sequence ATGGATCAGGCCCTGGACTGGCTGATCGAACTGGAAAGCGCCGATTCCGCCCAGCAGGCGCGCTTCCAGGCCTGGCTGCGCGCCGACCCGGCGCATGCCGAAGCCTTCGCCCAGGCCGAGGCGATCTGGAACGGCCAGGTGATACGCGACACGGCCAATGCCCTGGGCGCCCGCACCTCACGCCGGCAGCGCCTGCGCGCCTGGATTCGGCCGATGGTCGCGGCTGCCGTGCTACTGGGCATCGGCTACGGCATCGACCTGCCGCTACGCCTGCAGGCCGACCACCTCACCGTGGCCGGCGAGCGCCAGCGCCTGCAACTGGCCGACGGCTCCAGCGTGCTGCTCAATACCCGCTCGGCATTCTCCAGCCAGATCGACAGCCAGCATCGCGAAGCACGCCTGTACGAGGGCGAAGCCTTCCTCGACGTTCCCGAAGCCCGGGGCCTGCCCCTGGAAATCGCCGCCGGGCCGCTACGCGTCAGCACCCAGGGTTCGGCGCTGTCGCTGCGTTATCTGGATGGCCAGGCCAGGGTGCAGGTACAACGCGGGGCGGCGGATATCCATGCCGCCTCGGGGGGCGCGCGCCTGCGCCTGGCAGCCGGTGACAGTGTCAGCCTCGGGCCGGACGGGCTCGGCCAGCGCCAGCGCCTGGACCCGGCTCGCGACCTGGCCTGGGTGCAGGGACGCCTGGTGTTCGACAACTGCCCGCTGGGCCAGGTCCTCGACGAGCTGCGCCGCTACTACCCCGGCCTGATCGTCACGGCCAGCCCGACCCTGGCGAAGGTCAACGTCACCGGCAACTACCGCCTCGATGACCCGCTGGATGTGGTGCGTTCACTGGCGCAGGTCACCTCGGCGAGCCTTCACGAGCTGCCCAGGCTGCTGATCCTCAACTGA
- a CDS encoding RNA polymerase sigma factor — protein MPHSRFNAVFQSQRDVLLKILQRMVGSRSTAEDLLQETWLRVTRALNERGVEHLEPFVYQTARNLALDHLRARRVRQRTLVEDVSPQELESVAAQLGSPEDCAHARRLLDSLGARLGQLSPRQQRIFVLSRLHGCSYQEIADALNVSPSTVQKELKLIMAICIGVIARLDPA, from the coding sequence GTGCCCCACTCTCGCTTCAACGCTGTGTTTCAGTCCCAACGCGACGTGCTGCTGAAAATCCTGCAGCGGATGGTCGGCAGCCGCAGCACCGCCGAAGACCTGCTGCAGGAAACCTGGCTGCGCGTCACCCGTGCCTTGAACGAGCGCGGTGTCGAGCACCTCGAACCTTTCGTCTACCAGACCGCCCGCAACCTGGCCCTAGACCACCTGCGCGCCCGGCGCGTCCGTCAGCGCACCCTGGTGGAGGACGTGTCGCCCCAAGAGCTGGAGAGCGTCGCGGCGCAGCTGGGCTCGCCCGAGGACTGCGCACATGCCCGGCGCCTGCTCGACAGCCTGGGCGCGCGCCTCGGCCAGCTCAGCCCACGCCAACAGCGGATCTTCGTGCTCAGCCGCCTGCACGGTTGCAGCTACCAGGAAATCGCCGATGCGCTGAATGTCTCGCCCAGCACCGTGCAGAAGGAGCTGAAGCTGATCATGGCGATCTGCATCGGCGTCATCGCCAGGCTTGACCCCGCCTGA
- the gap gene encoding type I glyceraldehyde-3-phosphate dehydrogenase, producing the protein MALRIAINGFGRIGRNVLRALYTQGYRQDLQVVAINDLGNSEMNAHLLRFDTVHGAFAGTVECDSESLTVNGDRIAVSAIRNPAELPWKAQQVDVVFECTGLFTSREKAAAHIAAGARKVIISAPAQGADATVVYGVNHDVLRQSHQIISNASCTTNCLAPVAQVLHRELGIESGLMTTVHAYTNDQNLIDVYHTDPYRARSATQSMIPSKTGAAEAVGLVLPELAGKLTGMAVRVPVINVSLVDLTVQLQRDTTADEVNALMKEASQHSRVLGYNNLPLVSHDFNHNPLSSIFDANHTKVSGRLLKVLAWYDNEWAFSNRMLDNCLALHNAS; encoded by the coding sequence ATGGCTCTTCGCATTGCAATCAACGGTTTTGGCCGCATCGGTCGTAACGTCCTGCGCGCACTCTATACCCAAGGTTATAGGCAAGACCTGCAGGTCGTCGCCATCAACGACCTGGGCAACAGCGAGATGAACGCCCACCTGCTGCGTTTCGACACCGTCCATGGCGCCTTTGCCGGCACCGTCGAATGCGACAGCGAAAGCCTGACCGTCAACGGTGACCGTATTGCGGTCAGCGCCATCCGCAACCCTGCCGAACTGCCGTGGAAGGCCCAGCAGGTCGATGTGGTGTTCGAGTGCACCGGGCTGTTCACCAGCCGCGAAAAGGCCGCCGCGCACATCGCCGCTGGCGCCCGCAAGGTGATCATCTCCGCACCGGCCCAGGGTGCCGATGCCACCGTGGTCTACGGCGTCAACCATGACGTGCTGCGCCAGTCGCACCAGATCATTTCCAACGCCTCCTGCACCACCAACTGCCTGGCCCCGGTGGCCCAGGTACTGCATCGTGAGCTGGGCATCGAAAGCGGCCTGATGACCACCGTGCATGCCTACACCAACGACCAGAACCTGATCGACGTCTACCACACCGATCCTTACCGTGCCCGTTCCGCCACCCAGTCGATGATCCCCAGCAAGACCGGCGCCGCCGAAGCCGTGGGCCTGGTGCTGCCGGAGCTGGCCGGCAAGCTCACCGGCATGGCGGTGCGCGTACCGGTCATCAACGTTTCGCTGGTCGACCTCACCGTGCAACTGCAGCGCGACACCACTGCCGATGAAGTCAATGCGCTGATGAAAGAAGCCAGTCAACACTCCCGCGTGCTGGGCTACAACAACCTGCCGCTGGTGTCCCACGACTTCAATCACAACCCGCTGTCGTCGATCTTCGACGCCAACCACACCAAGGTCAGCGGACGCCTGCTGAAGGTGCTGGCCTGGTACGACAACGAATGGGCGTTCTCCAACCGCATGCTCGACAACTGCCTGGCGCTGCACAACGCTTCCTGA